Within Alteromonas sp. LMIT006, the genomic segment GGCCATTAATTTCAAGTACATCAATGAGCGTGGCGATATCATGCAGCGCAAGCATCCTTTTGAGGGAGTTATCCCCAATATGGAGCGCCGCTACAAGGATACTGAGTCCAATACAGTGCGTGAAGAATTATCCAAATATCTCTCACAGCAACCTTGCTCGGCATGTCACGGCTCTCGATTGCGTCTGGAAGCTCGCAATGTCTTTGTTGGTAACACTAGCTTACCGACTATTACGACCATGTCGATTGAAAACTCGTTGAAGTTTTTTAATGACTTGGAGCTGCAGGGGCAAAAAGCGGCAATTGCTGAAAAAATCCTAAAGGAAATTCAGGATCGTCTTAATTTCTTAGTCAATGTTGGTCTTAATTACCTCACGCTAGAACGCAGTGCCGATACGTTATCGGGTGGTGAAGCGCAGCGCATTCGCTTAGCAAGTCAAATTGGAGCCGGTTTAGTTGGAGTGATGTATGTGCTCGACGAACCAAGTATTGGCCTGCATCAGCGTGATAACGAGCGTTTACTTAAAACGTTGAGACACTTGCGGGATTTGGGTAATACGGTGTTGGTGGTTGAGCACGATGAAGATGCCATCCGAGAAGCTGATCATGTGATTGATATTGGTCCCGGAGCCGGTGTGCATGGTGGTGAAATCATCGCCCAAGGGACTATGCACGATATTATGGGTTCTCCCGATTCGTTAACGGGGAAATATTTGTCAGGTCGAGAAAAAATAGACGTCCCAACCAAACGCAATAAACCCAAAAAAGGTGGTTGGGTAACCTTAACTGGTGCGACGGGCAACAATCTGCAAGATGTGACGTTAAAAGTCCCAACGGGCTTAATGACCTGTGTCACAGGGGTGTCAGGTTCAGGTAAGTCGACCTTGATCAACGATACCTTTTACAAAATAGCCCAGCGCGAACTAAACAACGCGACGACCAATGAGCCAGCACCGTATAAGTCCATTACTGGTTTGGATAAGTTAGACAAGGTCGTAGATATTGACCAATCCCCGATAGGTCGTACTCCGCGATCTAATCCTGCGACGTATGCTGGAATATTTACGCCGATTCGAGAAATTTTTGCCGGTACCCAAGAAGCGCGGTCACGCGGCTATAAGCCAGGTCGGTTTAGCTTCAACGTCAAAGGCGGTCGTTGTGAAGCATGTCAGGGTGATGGGGTGATCAAAGTCGAAATGCATTTTTTGCCCGATGTATACGTTCCGTGCGACGTGTGTAAAGGAAAACGCTACAACCGTGAGACGCTAGAAATTCGCTATAAAGGCAAAAATATCCACGAAATCTTAGAGATGACGGTCGAAGACGCGCGCGAGTTCTTCGATGCGATCCCAGCAATTAATCGCAAACTACAAACCTTGATGGATGTAGGTTTAAGCTATATTCGTTTAGGCCAAGCTGCCACGACGTTATCCGGTGGTGAAGCACAGCGTGTGAAACTTGCCAAAGAGCTGTCTAAACGCGATACAGGACAAACCTTGTATATTTTAGATGAACCAACGACGGGTTTGCACTTCCATGATATCAAGCAACTGCTTGAGGTGCTGCATCGCTTACGGGATGCGGGCAATACCATGGTGATCATTGAGCACAACTTAGACGTGGTAAAAACAGCAGATTGGATTGTTGATATCGGTCCAGAGGGTGGTTCAGGAGGGGGCCAAATCATCGCCCAAGGCACGCCAGAAGAAGTTGCCGAATCAACCGTCTCACATACTGGTCGGTTTCTAAAGCCTATGTTGCAATAGGGAGTATTTAAGGTGCTATTGGATCTACTCAAACAACTCTACGGCCATACCTTTCATGGAATAGCCAACCGACGCAATATCGCCTTCCCAGCGAGTGGTGGTTAGTTTGCCAGTGATCCATACCGC encodes:
- the uvrA gene encoding excinuclease ABC subunit UvrA, with product MDKIEVRGARTHNLKNISLDIPRDKLVVITGLSGSGKSSLAFDTLYAEGQRRYVESLSAYARQFLSMMEKPDVDLIEGLSPAISIEQKSTSHNPRSTVGTITEIYDYLRLLFARVGTPRCPDHDVPLDAQTISQMVDRVLAMPEGEKLMLLAPVVQERKGEHLKTLEALAAQGYIRARIDGEVCDLSDPPSLDLHKKHTIEVVVDRFKVRDDLQLRLAESFETAINLSGGNAKIAYMDEPDKEEIIFSANFACPHCGYSIVELEPRLFSFNNPAGACQTCDGLGTRQFFDPSRVIVNDEISLSGGAIRGWDKRSFYYYQMLQAVADHYGFDLTKPLNTLDKKHIDIVLHGSKGTAINFKYINERGDIMQRKHPFEGVIPNMERRYKDTESNTVREELSKYLSQQPCSACHGSRLRLEARNVFVGNTSLPTITTMSIENSLKFFNDLELQGQKAAIAEKILKEIQDRLNFLVNVGLNYLTLERSADTLSGGEAQRIRLASQIGAGLVGVMYVLDEPSIGLHQRDNERLLKTLRHLRDLGNTVLVVEHDEDAIREADHVIDIGPGAGVHGGEIIAQGTMHDIMGSPDSLTGKYLSGREKIDVPTKRNKPKKGGWVTLTGATGNNLQDVTLKVPTGLMTCVTGVSGSGKSTLINDTFYKIAQRELNNATTNEPAPYKSITGLDKLDKVVDIDQSPIGRTPRSNPATYAGIFTPIREIFAGTQEARSRGYKPGRFSFNVKGGRCEACQGDGVIKVEMHFLPDVYVPCDVCKGKRYNRETLEIRYKGKNIHEILEMTVEDAREFFDAIPAINRKLQTLMDVGLSYIRLGQAATTLSGGEAQRVKLAKELSKRDTGQTLYILDEPTTGLHFHDIKQLLEVLHRLRDAGNTMVIIEHNLDVVKTADWIVDIGPEGGSGGGQIIAQGTPEEVAESTVSHTGRFLKPMLQ